Proteins co-encoded in one Pseudoxanthobacter soli DSM 19599 genomic window:
- a CDS encoding efflux RND transporter periplasmic adaptor subunit, protein MKKRMILMLAVVALIFGAFYGFQTFKATMIKQALASLRDPPQTVATAVATLTPWQSSIKAVGSVRAEAGADLALESSGTVAEINFKSGDEVAEGQVLLKLRDDQEVASLDALKATADVSSLILNRDREQLKIHAVSQATIDSDTANLKKALAEVAEQQAVVDKKTLKAPFAGRLGIRSVDLGQYVSAGTTIVTLQSLNPIFVDFYLPQQALAEVRTGQTVKATVDTYPGQAFEGTVTAISPKVDVASRNVQVRAEFKNDDHRLTPGMFATVEISVGTPDQLVTLPQTAVTANPYGDIVFVVEKKEGSATGLTARQVFVTTGATRGDQIAITDGIKAGEQIVVAGQMKLHNGSQVSVNNAVLPTDDPSPTIVDR, encoded by the coding sequence ATGAAGAAGCGGATGATCCTCATGCTGGCCGTCGTCGCCCTGATCTTCGGGGCGTTCTACGGGTTCCAGACCTTCAAGGCGACCATGATCAAGCAGGCGCTCGCGTCGCTGCGCGACCCGCCGCAGACCGTCGCCACGGCCGTTGCCACCCTGACGCCGTGGCAGTCCAGCATCAAGGCGGTCGGCAGCGTCCGCGCCGAAGCGGGCGCCGATCTGGCGCTCGAAAGCTCGGGCACCGTCGCTGAGATCAATTTCAAGTCCGGCGACGAGGTCGCCGAGGGTCAGGTGCTGCTCAAGCTGCGCGACGACCAGGAGGTCGCCAGCCTCGACGCCCTGAAGGCGACGGCCGACGTCAGCTCCCTCATCCTCAACCGCGACCGCGAGCAGTTGAAGATCCACGCCGTGAGCCAGGCGACCATCGACAGCGACACCGCCAATCTCAAGAAGGCGCTGGCAGAGGTCGCCGAACAGCAGGCGGTGGTCGACAAGAAGACGCTGAAGGCCCCCTTCGCCGGCCGCCTCGGCATCCGTTCCGTGGATCTCGGCCAGTATGTGAGCGCGGGCACGACCATCGTGACGCTGCAGTCGCTCAACCCAATTTTCGTCGATTTCTACCTGCCGCAGCAGGCCCTCGCCGAGGTGCGGACGGGACAGACGGTGAAGGCCACGGTGGACACCTATCCCGGCCAGGCATTCGAGGGCACGGTGACGGCGATCAGCCCCAAGGTCGACGTCGCCTCGCGCAACGTGCAGGTGCGCGCCGAGTTCAAGAACGACGACCATCGCCTCACCCCCGGCATGTTCGCGACCGTCGAGATCTCCGTCGGCACGCCGGACCAACTGGTGACGCTGCCGCAGACCGCGGTGACCGCCAATCCCTACGGCGACATCGTCTTCGTGGTGGAGAAGAAGGAAGGATCGGCGACGGGGCTGACCGCGCGGCAGGTGTTCGTCACCACCGGCGCGACGCGGGGCGACCAGATCGCCATCACCGACGGCATCAAGGCGGGCGAGCAGATCGTCGTCGCCGGCCAGATGAAACTGCACAACGGATCGCAGGTCAGCGTGAACAACGCCGTGCTGCCGACGGACGATCCCTCCCCCACCATCGTCGATCGCTGA
- a CDS encoding efflux transporter outer membrane subunit: MRDHRPLSRAATCLRGSTIVASLLLLSGCMVGPNFEAPAAPNVMGYLPEGTPRPTVSANVHGGASQAFLSGRDLPGEWWRVFRSKQIDAFVAEAIRNHPDIAAAQAALREARETALAEEGALFPQVSADGSATREVAALASQGQNGNTGPYNLFNASVSVSYALDVWGGTRREIEALNAQADYQRFQLEATYLTLTSNVVTAAITDASLRAQIDATNDIIKSEQEQLTLVQRQFELGAVAQSDVLSQQSNLAQTQATLPPLQKQLAQQRNQLMAYLGRLPSEDHGEHVNLSGLTLPRDLPVSVPSALVRQRPDIGAAEASLHQATATVGVNVANMLPQVQLSGSYARASLTPEKLFSPGTVAWSAAGSLAQTVFDGGTLFHDKEAAIAAREQSFAQYKSTVINAFRDVADALRAIEADASTLKAQLAYEKAAQDSVTISRTQYLAGAVTYPSVLTAEQNYQQAVVARVKAQAARFNDTAALFQALGGGWWNRVDQTAQSEPRTNAGYLQDH, from the coding sequence ATGCGAGACCATCGCCCTCTTTCCCGGGCCGCCACCTGTCTGCGCGGAAGCACCATCGTGGCTTCCCTGCTCCTTCTGAGCGGCTGCATGGTGGGACCGAACTTCGAAGCGCCCGCGGCGCCCAATGTGATGGGCTATCTGCCCGAAGGCACGCCGCGCCCGACCGTGTCCGCGAACGTGCACGGCGGCGCCAGCCAGGCCTTCCTCTCAGGTCGCGATCTGCCGGGCGAATGGTGGCGGGTGTTCCGCAGCAAGCAGATCGACGCCTTCGTGGCCGAAGCCATCCGCAATCATCCCGATATCGCGGCCGCCCAGGCCGCTCTGAGGGAAGCGCGCGAGACGGCGCTGGCGGAGGAAGGCGCGCTGTTCCCGCAGGTTTCGGCGGATGGCAGCGCCACCCGCGAGGTCGCCGCACTCGCGAGCCAGGGCCAGAACGGCAATACCGGCCCCTATAACCTGTTCAACGCCTCGGTCAGCGTCAGCTACGCGCTCGATGTCTGGGGCGGCACGCGGCGCGAAATCGAGGCGCTGAACGCGCAGGCGGATTACCAGCGCTTCCAGCTGGAAGCGACCTATCTCACCCTGACCTCGAACGTGGTGACGGCCGCCATCACCGACGCCTCCCTGCGCGCGCAGATCGATGCGACCAACGACATCATCAAATCGGAGCAGGAACAGCTCACGCTGGTGCAGCGCCAGTTCGAGCTCGGCGCGGTGGCGCAGTCCGACGTGCTGTCGCAGCAGTCCAATCTCGCCCAGACCCAGGCGACGCTGCCGCCGCTGCAGAAGCAGCTCGCCCAGCAGCGCAACCAGTTGATGGCCTATCTCGGCCGGCTGCCCAGCGAGGACCACGGCGAGCACGTCAATCTCTCCGGCCTGACCCTGCCGCGCGACCTGCCGGTGAGCGTGCCGTCGGCTCTGGTGCGCCAGCGCCCCGATATCGGCGCCGCCGAGGCGAGCCTGCACCAGGCCACCGCGACAGTGGGCGTGAACGTCGCCAACATGCTGCCGCAGGTGCAGCTCAGCGGCAGCTACGCGCGCGCCAGCCTCACCCCCGAAAAGCTGTTCTCCCCGGGCACCGTCGCCTGGAGCGCCGCCGGCAGCCTCGCCCAGACGGTGTTCGACGGCGGCACGCTGTTCCACGACAAGGAAGCCGCCATCGCCGCCCGCGAGCAGTCGTTCGCGCAATACAAGAGCACGGTCATCAACGCCTTCCGCGACGTGGCCGATGCCCTGCGCGCCATCGAGGCGGATGCCAGCACGCTGAAGGCCCAGCTCGCCTACGAGAAGGCCGCGCAGGACAGCGTGACGATCTCGCGCACGCAATATCTGGCCGGGGCGGTGACCTATCCCTCGGTGCTCACCGCCGAACAGAACTACCAGCAGGCCGTGGTCGCACGGGTGAAGGCGCAGGCCGCGCGCTTCAACGATACCGCGGCGCTGTTCCAGGCGCTGGGCGGCGGCTGGTGGAACCGCGTGGACCAGACGGCGCAGTCCGAACCCCGCACGAACGCGGGCTACCTCCAGGATCACTGA
- a CDS encoding LysR family transcriptional regulator, protein MKEQIALERLTGLIAFARAGSMGSYTAAARSLAISPSAVSKSIQRLEKTLGIALFTRTTRSLTLTPEGRDLHERALALLRAAEEIEQVAKAARSEPSGTLRVAASLPIGIHVIAPALPAFRARHPDVEVDLRLSDRFVDIVEDGIDIAVRIGDPGDSRLLSRRLAPHLFCCFASPAYLAARGTPSHPDELETHDTVSFRYQSTGHVMRWPFRVGDREIEVVPASGIVVDASEAVIAALVAGGGIGISASFIAAPHVARGDLVPVLSAYAVERHNITALWPQSRRSNPAVRAFLAHLQGIFRARTAPRAPARVKPAQSEARGRGSPVRACGQGL, encoded by the coding sequence ATGAAGGAACAGATTGCACTTGAGCGACTGACCGGCCTGATCGCGTTCGCGCGCGCCGGATCGATGGGCAGCTACACCGCCGCCGCCCGGTCGCTGGCGATTTCACCCTCGGCGGTGAGCAAGAGCATCCAGCGGCTGGAGAAGACCCTCGGCATAGCCCTCTTCACCCGCACCACCCGCTCGCTGACGCTGACCCCCGAGGGGCGCGACCTTCACGAGCGCGCCCTCGCCCTGCTGCGGGCCGCGGAGGAGATCGAGCAGGTGGCGAAGGCCGCCCGGTCGGAGCCTTCGGGCACGCTGCGGGTCGCGGCCTCCCTGCCGATCGGCATCCACGTGATCGCCCCGGCCCTGCCGGCATTCCGCGCGCGCCATCCCGATGTGGAGGTCGACCTTCGGCTGAGCGACCGGTTCGTCGATATCGTCGAGGACGGCATCGATATCGCCGTGCGGATCGGCGATCCCGGCGACTCGCGGCTGCTGTCGCGCCGGCTGGCGCCGCACCTGTTCTGCTGTTTCGCCTCGCCCGCCTATCTCGCCGCGCGCGGCACGCCCTCCCATCCCGACGAACTGGAGACCCACGACACCGTCAGCTTCCGCTATCAGAGCACCGGCCATGTGATGCGCTGGCCGTTCCGCGTCGGCGACCGCGAGATCGAGGTGGTGCCGGCCTCCGGCATCGTGGTGGATGCGAGCGAGGCGGTGATCGCGGCGCTCGTGGCCGGTGGCGGCATCGGCATCAGCGCGAGCTTCATCGCGGCGCCTCATGTGGCGCGCGGCGATCTGGTGCCGGTGCTGTCCGCCTATGCGGTCGAACGGCACAACATCACGGCGCTCTGGCCGCAAAGCCGCCGCTCCAATCCCGCCGTGCGCGCGTTCCTCGCGCATCTGCAGGGCATCTTTCGCGCGCGGACGGCACCGCGCGCCCCCGCCCGCGTGAAGCCGGCGCAATCCGAGGCGCGCGGGCGCGGAAGCCCGGTGCGCGCGTGCGGTCAGGGCTTGTAG
- a CDS encoding TetR/AcrR family transcriptional regulator — MSENETQTVAAGKDATVLPPKARESLKAARAVFLKSGYDGATMEEIARVAAISKATLYAHFPGKAALFEELIRVECRAVNARLYVPDPQSASVEAELRRVADNYRRIFTQREGLDLFRVLIPVAPRFPRLAEVFYEEGPGGSVRKIATYLAALDRAGRLRIPDPDLAALQLLALISEDSRLSGMLALPPWPASEADPLIDCGIAMFLAFYKP, encoded by the coding sequence ATGTCAGAAAACGAGACGCAAACCGTTGCAGCCGGGAAAGACGCGACCGTCCTGCCGCCGAAAGCCCGGGAGTCGCTGAAGGCCGCCCGCGCGGTGTTCCTGAAGTCGGGGTACGACGGCGCCACGATGGAGGAGATCGCGCGCGTCGCCGCGATCTCCAAGGCGACGCTCTACGCGCATTTCCCCGGCAAGGCCGCGCTGTTCGAAGAGCTGATCCGCGTCGAATGCCGGGCGGTCAATGCCAGACTCTACGTGCCGGACCCGCAGAGCGCGTCGGTCGAGGCCGAGTTGCGGAGGGTGGCGGACAACTATCGGCGCATCTTCACCCAGCGCGAGGGGCTCGACCTCTTCCGCGTCCTGATTCCGGTCGCGCCGCGGTTCCCCCGTCTGGCGGAGGTGTTCTATGAGGAGGGCCCCGGCGGCTCGGTCCGCAAGATCGCGACCTATCTGGCCGCGCTCGACCGCGCGGGCCGTCTGCGCATCCCCGATCCCGACCTCGCCGCGCTCCAGCTTCTCGCCCTCATCTCGGAAGATTCCAGGCTCTCGGGCATGCTCGCGCTGCCGCCCTGGCCGGCAAGCGAGGCCGATCCCCTGATCGACTGCGGCATCGCGATGTTCCTCGCGTTCTACAAGCCCTGA
- a CDS encoding NADP-dependent oxidoreductase, with translation MTNSMKAVRLHAFGGPEVLHYEDAPRPVPAPGEVLVRAHAAGLNPPDWYLRDGYRSLPPEWQPSPAFPLILGSDVSGVVETVGPGVAGFAPGDDVYAMVRFPAEAMEGNKAYAEYVAVPASDLARKPAGIDHVRAAGAPMSLLTAWQFLIDLGHDAPNPFQPRAHVPPPLDGRTVLINGAGGGVGHLAVQLARWKGARVIAVASGKNEALMRDLGADRFIDYTQVAADEIVRDVDVVLDTVGGAETGRFLATLKRGGFLLPVYPLGFAGHDEAEKRGITISTTQVRSSGAQLAEAARLLEDGTVRVVVDSTFPLAEAARAHERAARGGIQGKIVLTVA, from the coding sequence ATGACCAACAGCATGAAGGCCGTTCGGCTTCACGCCTTCGGCGGCCCCGAGGTGCTGCACTACGAGGATGCGCCGCGTCCCGTTCCCGCGCCGGGCGAGGTTCTGGTGCGCGCCCATGCGGCCGGCCTCAATCCGCCGGACTGGTATCTCCGCGACGGCTACCGCTCGCTTCCGCCCGAATGGCAGCCCTCTCCCGCCTTCCCGCTGATCCTGGGATCGGACGTGTCCGGCGTGGTCGAGACGGTCGGTCCGGGCGTGGCAGGCTTCGCGCCCGGCGACGACGTCTATGCGATGGTGCGCTTCCCGGCCGAAGCCATGGAAGGCAACAAGGCCTATGCCGAATATGTCGCCGTGCCGGCATCGGACCTCGCGCGGAAGCCGGCCGGCATCGATCATGTCCGTGCGGCGGGCGCGCCGATGTCGCTGCTCACGGCCTGGCAGTTCCTGATCGATCTCGGCCACGACGCGCCGAACCCGTTCCAGCCCCGGGCGCATGTTCCCCCGCCGCTCGACGGCAGAACGGTTCTGATCAACGGTGCGGGCGGCGGCGTCGGCCATCTCGCCGTGCAACTCGCCCGCTGGAAGGGCGCGCGCGTCATCGCCGTCGCGTCGGGCAAGAACGAGGCGCTGATGCGCGACCTCGGCGCGGACCGGTTCATCGACTACACGCAGGTCGCGGCGGACGAGATCGTGCGCGACGTGGATGTCGTGCTCGATACGGTGGGCGGCGCGGAGACCGGCCGCTTCCTCGCCACGCTGAAGCGCGGTGGCTTCCTCCTGCCGGTCTATCCGCTCGGCTTCGCCGGCCACGACGAGGCGGAAAAGCGCGGCATCACGATATCGACGACCCAGGTCCGCTCCAGCGGCGCGCAGCTCGCCGAAGCCGCCCGCCTGCTGGAGGACGGCACCGTCCGCGTCGTCGTCGACAGCACCTTTCCGCTGGCGGAGGCGGCGAGGGCGCACGAGCGGGCCGCACGCGGCGGCATCCAGGGCAAGATCGTCCTCACCGTCGCGTGA